In Quercus robur chromosome 11, dhQueRobu3.1, whole genome shotgun sequence, the sequence AGCAGAAGCTATAGAAATCCAAGGTGCACAGCATCATACATTGGGAAGAAGTTAGTGAAGAGGGTTAGGAGACAGCCTGGCATAAAGCTTAAGGATATTCAGGAGGCTGTGCATGAGAAGTATGTGGTTGACATAAGTGCAGGCAAGGCAAGTAGGGctagagagagagctcaagaTGCTGTTGATGGGACCCACACTGCATAGTTCAACCAACTATGGGAGTACTGTGATGAGTTGAGAAGGTGCAGTCCTGGGAGCACAATATTGATGAAGGTGCATACTTATGAGGATGGTGATTTGGCAGCTGAGCATGGATTGGCAACTGGGCTGCCATATTTTGAAAGAATGTACATCTGCCTTGAAGGTTGCAAGAAGGGCTTTTTGGCAGGGTGCAGGCCAATCATTGGTCTAGATGCATGCCATCTGAAGACCAAGACAGGTGGTCAGCTGATGTGTGCTGTTGGCAGAGATCCCAATGATGAATACTTCCCATTCGCATATGCAGTAGTAGAGGCTGAAACAAAGGAGAGTTGGACCtggtttcttaatttattgCTTGCTGACATAGGAGATGACAAGCAATGGGTGTTCATATCTGACCAGCAGAAGGTATGATGGTAGCTTTATTGCTTGTTGAATTATTTGTAGTTAATGGTAGCTTCATTGCTTGCTGAATTAAATGATTGTGCTTTGCAAGGGTTGGTGAACACCTTTGTTGACAATTGGCCACAGTACGAGCACAGGATCTGCTGCAGacatttatatcaaaatttgaggaaaaatcaTCCTGGTGTCATTATTAGAGACCTTTTTTGGAAAGCAGCCAAGGCTACCTATCGGCAAGCATTTGAGAGGGCAATGAATGAGCTAAAAGAGGTGGATGAAGATGCATTCAAATGGCTGCAATCTCAGTCAACAACTATCTGGGCTAGGCACATGTTCAAAAGTGATGGGCAGAGTGACATGGTCTTGAACAACATGTGTGAAAGCTTCAACAGCACGATAGTTAAGTTCAGGAGCAAACCTATAATCACCATGGTATGCATAATTCTCCCTTTCATGTGCATTATGATCCATAGACCTATGTAATTCATGAATGATTaattctccctttctctctatgTGCTTGCAGCTTGAGTGTATTAGGCTATATCTGATTACTAGATTTCAAGCAAACAGAGAAATGATTACGAAGGTGGAATCTGAGTTGTGTCCTAAGATAAGGAAGAGGCTGTACAAGGAGAAGTTGGCATGCAGCAAGTGGATAGCATGTTGGGCTGGTCATATGAAGTTTGAAGTGAAGAATGGGCTTGAGAGTTTCATTGTGGACTTGGAAGAGAAGAAATGCAGCTGTAGGAGGTGGGACATAGTTGGCATACCATGTTGCCATGCCATTTCTTGCATATTTTTCAACAGAGAAGATGCTGAAAAGTATGTCAATGCTTGCTACAAAAGGACTACCTACATTGATTGCTATGAACCCATTATAGAGCCCATCAATGGCCAGAATATGTGCGGTCCTACTGGACTGCCACCTGTGCAACCCCCTATCAAGAGGAGACCTCCTGGCAGGCCTAAGAAGAAGAGGGCACTGGAGCCTGATGAACCTAGAAGTCACAGGAAAAAAAGAGGCCTAGGCATCTCAAAACAATGCAAGTTATGTGGGAAATTAGGACACAACAAGAAGAGCTGCAAGGGAGAAGTAGGAGGGAACTCCTCCTTGCCTGGGAGTGCATCCCAAGCCAGTGGGACCACTAGAAGGGTAAGTATACACTTTGACTTAAATATcctcattgttttgtttttcaattggCAAACTATTAATTGTTATTGTGTTTATGCTTGCAGGCAGCCAAGGATGCTCAGCCAACAGTACACAGGGCACAACCAAGCTCTAATGATGATGTGACCACAAGTGCACCTCCAACCCCCACTGATAACCAGTCCAATCGAAGACCAAAAAAACAGAGGAAGAGAAGTGCAGTCACTACTGAAACCTTGAATGCAACTGGGAATGCAGCAAGATATATGGCAGCAATGAGATCTGCTAAAAGATAGCAAACTGAAGcaggacctttttttttgttgtgctaTATGTTGAAGCACTCTACATATATTTATGTAACTGCTAGAACAATTGGCATATGTTTATGGGCTGACCAAATCATTTTTTGTATGAATGTGCTTTGTCACATATTTTGTAATTGTTGTGGTACACCAAAAACTACCATTGgtgttaaatattttgtaattattctcCCATTGTTATGATGATTCAGCTTCCATTATTCAGATTTGCTTTGCTggtttttagttttggtttttaaaatgcTTAAACTCAAATTTGCTGGTTTTTAGCTTTGTTGGGCAGTTTGGTGATTATGCAGACTTGGTGAGCATTGGAGTTTAATGTGCTGGGAGTAGCCACTTTAATGTGTAATGATGTATGAATAAATGTGTAATGATGTATGAATAAAGAGCTGCTGGTTTGGTAAGTTATGCAGAAACTATGCAGGTTTGGTAAATTATGCAGGCTGCTGGTGATGCATGCAGGTTTGGTAAATTTTGCAGCCAGCTCCTTTAATACATAAAGAGAATTTTGCAGCCATTCAAAATTGCAGGCTGCTGCTGGTTTCCATTCAAAATTGCAGTGTCAAATTGACAGTTGATGCACAGTTAATATCACAAGCACAAACACTTAacaataatgtaataaattGGTACACAAatcatagattaattaaaaataccATATTCCATTGCTAAAGTCTTGGATTGCAAAGAGAATTACACCAAAAAATCAGGCCTTTTCCCACTACTACAAACAACACATTCCAACACAAATTATGGCCTTTTTCCACTAGTACATACACCAAAATTCAGGCCATTTGCCACTAATACATACAACAAAATTCAGGCCTTTTTCCACTAACACCTACCCACCTAATGACCCATTCCCCCCCACCTATTTAGCCAACCAGAAGAAGCATCAAACAAAATAGCATCCCACTTATCACCAGAGACAGCCCCAGGCAAATGAGCagcctcttctctctcttcctgtaGCCTACAATTTGAGCTTCAAGGGTCAAAATCCGTTGCCTCTGCTCCGGAATCAACACCTTCCCATGCTCGCAGATTTCATCATCAAGCCACTGAAAAAATTTACACTTGCGTCCAACCTGACACCCAAGGACCAGATAAATGATGTTAAATGAACaaccaaaatcatgaaaaacagTAACAAATAGTATTAGCAAATACTACCTTACTagaaactaaaatagtattagCACAATGTTCTTGTATTAGCACAATTTATATTGTCAGCAACaagctgagtttttttttttttccttaaattttttaaaatttttatttatttaagaaaagaaattctgGGTTAGACTTAGACTAAAGGGGTGCAAGATTGAAGCAAGATTGAAA encodes:
- the LOC126705327 gene encoding uncharacterized protein LOC126705327 codes for the protein MVASLLAELNDCALQGLVNTFVDNWPQYEHRICCRHLYQNLRKNHPGVIIRDLFWKAAKATYRQAFERAMNELKEVDEDAFKWLQSQSTTIWARHMFKSDGQSDMVLNNMCESFNSTIVKFRSKPIITMLECIRLYLITRFQANREMITKVESELCPKIRKRLYKEKLACSKWIACWAGHMKFEVKNGLESFIVDLEEKKCSCRRWDIVGIPCCHAISCIFFNREDAEKYVNACYKRTTYIDCYEPIIEPINGQNMCGPTGLPPVQPPIKRRPPGRPKKKRALEPDEPRSHRKKRGLGISKQCKLCGKLGHNKKSCKGEVGGNSSLPGSASQASGTTRRAAKDAQPTVHRAQPSSNDDVTTSAPPTPTDNQSNRRPKKQRKRSAVTTETLNATGNAARYMAAMRSAKR